The DNA segment ATCCAATGCTTCAGTTGTGTTTCAAGGCATATTAAGTGACTGCCCAGTAAGGGCAGGGACAATAATAATAGGAGACAGAACACCTGAACAGAGCTTTTAAAAAGCTCAAGCCTATTTGGCTTAGCAAGCTAGAAATGAGAAATCCTGCGCTTTTAATACAAGACATGTatggtaaaaacaaaaagaaggcaAGTAGAAGGTAACTTTTTAAACTAGTGACTGATTAAATGTGTATCACCCTGTACATATTTCATAATAACTCATAATTTAATatgataaaaatgttatttttaacaaatactaGTTTTGATCatgcacataatttaaaaaaaacctttaacatcCTTTTTCAAATAGTTACACAgcttaaagaaaaactgaaatgacaCAAGTTATTTTTACTGTATTAAACAGCACAATTTCCACAAGCAAATCAATCCAATAAGCTTAATTAACAAAAGATTTCTGAAATTCTTCTAATTTAATTAAAGAGATTTAAATATAGTGTAAACTAATATTCCATAAAcagatatttattatattactttttaaaacctTGAGTTAAGGGTATTGATTGAGTTATGGCcatattcatttaaattattttctgctATGTAATTTTACCAGATGTAATTTTGACAACAGGTGTAAGCCTTTAATGCAAAGATTTCTGAATAGATAATTACATTTCCAAAGGAGAGCAATGTGTGAATGTAGGTTTAATGTATTCCCTAGGAAGTGGAGTTCTGCTAAACTAGACAAGAAAGTGTTAAATACATTTGTTATGTTTTGTCTGTGTGTGctgggggggagtggggggggggggtttgaaaaacatttatatgaggTTTGTCATCTCTTAGAAGTGTTTGGTCCAAAAGAAAAAGCGTGACTGCAAAGATTGAATTAAGGTACTAATTACTGTGAAAGGCCAGgaatgctttaaaattttaagatgCAATTAAGGAAGAAGCTTTGAGAACTATGCCTTCGTATGTGACATCTGCTGTATTACTAATGAACTAATTCTAATTTATGACTATATTTCAGATCACCAAGAAGAAATGAACAAGAAAATGCTAAAATCTTAAATATGGCAACGGAGATGAATTTGACATTAGTTAGACCCTTGGGTTTTCATATTGGGGGCTTTCAGCTTTTACCATATacacaatattattttatatttctgagTGTTATTTATATGGCAAcactcttttgtaatttttttcttatggCAATAATTTTTTATATGGAGGAGCTTCATACTCCAAAATATATTACTATATTCACACTCTCAATAATAGATGTAAGTTATAGTACATCCATCATTCCAAAATCAGTAGATGCCTTTCTGTTTGattctaaatttattttgtaCGAGACATGTTTGACTCAGAtgttttttgttctgtatttttctgCAATGGAGTCGTTCTCAATTACTATATTAGCATATGAAAGATTAATATCCATTTGTTTTCCTTTACGGAGTGTCACAATCAATACAAACACTAGAATGATTGTAATTATACTTGCTTCTGCGTGCGTCCCTCTTGTGGTTGATATGGTTATGGTTTACTTAATTACACGCTTGTCATTCTGCAGATCTACTGTTATTAACAGTTATTATTGTGATCACGGACCTGTGTTCAACTTGGCATGTAATGATTTTACACCAAACTGGATGGCAGCCTACTttggaattgttacatttttctgtGTTCCATTGGCTTTCATTATAATATCTTATATTTGCATTGTTTTGGCTGTGTTAAAGATAACATCAAAAGAGGgcagaaaaaaagcatttaaaatctgTACAGCACACTTATTTTTAGTAGCCATATTTTATATACCTTTGTTAGCAATTTACCTTACATCTTGGATAAAATTATCAGTAGACACCAATACAAGAATTTTCAATACCTCTTTAGCAGCTACTCTTCCTCCATTGCTAAATCCaattatttatacattaaaaacagaagaaataatgCAGGCAATTAAAAAGATATATAAGAAAAGGATAATTCATTCCTCTATGtagttcttttaaaaaatgtgaacagtttcattttaaattactaaTTGACAATTgctgaaaatgtctttgtaagtCACTATAACCACAGACTTTGAATATAATTTTTGCAAACAAATTTTGTCATTGTGTCTAGTAGTTGAATTTGGGGTGTATTGTGGCTGATTTCTTCTATTAGAAGTGAATTCTCAATAGAAGGTCACTTCTTGTCTTTCACTGAATACTTTGCTTCTTTATGTGCCTCAGTTTTTGTTATCTCTTTGTACAGTCAAAGTGTTTACTTGTTATCCATATGCATTTTTTCCATAAGTCTATCTGTGCAAACATTTCCTTAGCCTGCTTAGTGCACTAGATGGTTGGAAATGAGTCTGAGTGCAAATGCAAAGCTTAGGCTAATCCTGAATGGGACACCAACACAAAGCAGGACACGTTCATACCAGCCCAATTTACAACTTCAATTAACCTAACAGACATGTCTTTGTTATGTGGGAGAAAATCACAGCACCCTGGAAAAATCTCAGATGAATATTGGCAGTGCATGCAAGCTCCATACTGACACTTTCATGTAAGTACTGGTGTATAATtaatttacaattttgttttctaatttgtttgtTATAGTTACATTCACATCTGGAATGTTCTTGTTAAAATTATGCAAACATGCGTATATAAAATTATACACAAATGTAAACATATGTAGATAAAAGTATGGTATATGTTGGTGTAACTTATTTAGAAGTCAAATCCTTTATGTGTATtatcagaaataaaagataaaaatatgcattaacaaaacaatattctaataataattttccaaaaaaaattaaattcattactTTACTATGTTGTTCCATATAAGAGCCACCAACACACCATACTTCACCACAAACACAATAAATGTGTTGGCAGTAACAAAGAGAACAtcgaaataaaatgtacagttgtCTTTATTTGTATCATATATGTTGTAACCCTCACATACATTGATGCTATGTtcatgaaataaaatacaatactagTTATTACCCAACTTCTTAAAAAAGATAACTTACAAGAAGGATTACTTATATGTAAGGAATTAGATTTATGTTACAATGCACACCCAGAAATCTGTGTTTAAAGCTTTAAATTGTATGTCTTACATAGTATAAACATGcatggttatgtttatttttcatgtacTGTACAGCATGTAGACACACATACcggaaaataaatatatgtgtaaaatgattaaaatatggTTTTGCacaagataaaaagaaacaagtttattttgaaatgtgaatTTCTCAATTTCCTGATAAAGTTAACTTGCAGCAAAAGACGTGTCTTATAGAAAGACAAAAAGATTTTACATACTAAACTTGAAATAGTATAACCATTTCAGACACAGAGGACTGTAATATTTGTAGATCACATCTAATTATATGAAGCACCACTGTTTCAAAAATGTAACAGGTTATTGTAGGAAAATATGTGAAGTCATTGTTGTTTTTGCTGTATAATGCTTGTTCAGGTATGAAAGAAAGAACAAGGCTGTGTAAAAAAACAAGGCAAGTGTAAAAAATATgtttcttcagttttcttttaaaaagtatgctgtttaaaaatgatgaaataaagaacaattcAGCCATATAGAGTTCCATTGTTATTGGACATTAAGTGGAAATATCTCCTCCAAAAATGTGTTAAAGCTATCTGTTGAAGTAAAACATTGATGGTCTTGAACTTAGTACAGAAAAAGTGACCATTCAAAACACTCATTACAGATGTCTTATAATATCTACTAAGTAACAATGCATAGTGAAAGTGCATTGTCAACACTACTAAGCCACAATGATGTTATTATAGACAGCAACAGACACAATATTGTCGCTCATATTTCAAACATACAAAGTGGGTTAATTCCATGAAGTTAGTGGAATAATGTCAAAGTCCACTTAAATTACTACCATAAGAGCCGAGATGAGCACAAGTTGACATCTTGACATCTTAACAATGAATTTGTCTGACCATAT comes from the Erpetoichthys calabaricus chromosome 4, fErpCal1.3, whole genome shotgun sequence genome and includes:
- the LOC114650994 gene encoding olfactory receptor 1571-like; the protein is MATEMNLTLVRPLGFHIGGFQLLPYTQYYFIFLSVIYMATLFCNFFLMAIIFYMEELHTPKYITIFTLSIIDVSYSTSIIPKSVDAFLFDSKFILYETCLTQMFFVLYFSAMESFSITILAYERLISICFPLRSVTINTNTRMIVIILASACVPLVVDMVMVYLITRLSFCRSTVINSYYCDHGPVFNLACNDFTPNWMAAYFGIVTFFCVPLAFIIISYICIVLAVLKITSKEGRKKAFKICTAHLFLVAIFYIPLLAIYLTSWIKLSVDTNTRIFNTSLAATLPPLLNPIIYTLKTEEIMQAIKKIYKKRIIHSSM